The following are encoded in a window of Sutcliffiella horikoshii genomic DNA:
- a CDS encoding TetR/AcrR family transcriptional regulator codes for MKKRQVHASVKDERLIEKRRDQMIKGAVSLFKEKGFHRTTTREIAKEAGFSIGTLYEYIRTKEDVLYLVCDRIYDQVGERLQEELDMKRGNLESLKSAIRYYFRVMDEMQDEVLVMYQEAKSLSKDALPYVLNKELAMVAMFEQVIRNCMTAEGISMKEQQIQLMAHNIFVQGQMWGFRRWVLHRHFELEAYIEGQIELLVHGLTKGENVKNGSLSSN; via the coding sequence ATGAAAAAACGTCAAGTACATGCATCCGTAAAAGACGAGCGGCTGATCGAGAAGCGCCGCGACCAGATGATCAAGGGGGCGGTGAGCCTTTTTAAAGAGAAGGGCTTCCACCGCACAACAACAAGGGAAATTGCGAAAGAGGCCGGTTTCAGCATCGGCACGCTCTATGAATATATCAGAACGAAGGAAGATGTCCTTTACCTCGTCTGTGACCGGATTTATGACCAGGTGGGCGAGCGGCTGCAGGAGGAACTTGACATGAAGCGGGGGAATCTGGAGAGCTTGAAGTCCGCCATCCGGTACTATTTTCGGGTAATGGATGAAATGCAGGATGAGGTGCTTGTCATGTATCAGGAAGCAAAGTCTCTATCAAAAGATGCGCTTCCTTACGTGTTGAACAAGGAGCTTGCGATGGTTGCCATGTTTGAGCAGGTAATCCGAAACTGCATGACCGCAGAGGGGATTTCGATGAAAGAACAGCAGATTCAATTGATGGCACATAACATTTTTGTGCAAGGTCAAATGTGGGGATTCCGGCGCTGGGTGCTGCACAGGCACTTTGAGCTGGAAGCCTATATCGAGGGCCAGATTGAACTATTAGTGCACGGACTTACAAAGGGGGAGAATGTGAAAAATGGAAGTTTATCGTCCAACTAA
- a CDS encoding acyl-CoA dehydrogenase, protein MNFQLSEEHEMIRKMVRDFAKNEVEPTAAERDEEERFDMDIFKKMADLGLTGIPFPEEYGGIGSDYLAYCIAVEELSRVCASTGVTLSAHTSLASWPIYKYGTEEQKQKYLVPLAQGTSIGGYGLTEPGSGSDAGGMRTTAKLDGDHYVLNGSKIFITNGGIADIYVVFAVTDPTSKHKGTSAFIVEADFPGFSVGKKEKKLGIRSSPTTEIIFEDCRVPVENMLGAEGEGFKVAMTTLDGGRNGIAAQAVGIAQGALDAAVAYAKERVQFGKPIAAQQGVSFKLADMATAVEASRLLTYQAAWRESEGLSYGLESAMSKLFAGDTAMKVTTEAVQVFGGYGYTKDYPVERYMRDAKITQIYEGTQEIQRLVISRMLTK, encoded by the coding sequence ATGAACTTTCAACTATCAGAAGAACATGAAATGATTCGCAAAATGGTACGCGATTTTGCCAAGAACGAAGTGGAACCGACTGCAGCAGAGCGTGACGAGGAAGAACGCTTTGACATGGATATTTTCAAAAAGATGGCGGACCTTGGTTTAACAGGAATTCCGTTTCCGGAAGAGTACGGCGGGATCGGCAGTGACTACCTGGCGTATTGCATCGCGGTCGAGGAACTTTCACGTGTTTGTGCTTCTACAGGAGTAACCCTTTCTGCGCACACGTCACTTGCGAGCTGGCCGATCTACAAGTACGGAACAGAGGAGCAAAAGCAAAAATACTTGGTGCCACTTGCGCAAGGAACAAGCATTGGCGGCTACGGCCTGACGGAACCGGGATCTGGATCTGATGCTGGCGGAATGCGTACAACTGCAAAATTAGACGGTGACCATTATGTCCTGAACGGTTCGAAAATTTTCATCACAAACGGCGGAATTGCGGATATTTATGTGGTGTTTGCGGTGACAGATCCGACTAGCAAGCATAAGGGCACGAGCGCGTTTATCGTTGAAGCGGACTTCCCTGGCTTCAGCGTTGGGAAAAAAGAGAAGAAACTAGGCATTCGTTCTTCACCAACAACGGAAATCATTTTTGAAGACTGCCGCGTGCCGGTAGAAAACATGCTTGGCGCAGAGGGTGAAGGCTTTAAAGTGGCGATGACGACGCTTGACGGCGGGCGTAACGGAATTGCTGCACAGGCTGTCGGGATTGCGCAAGGTGCATTAGATGCTGCCGTTGCTTATGCAAAAGAGCGCGTTCAGTTCGGGAAGCCGATCGCGGCACAACAGGGTGTTTCTTTTAAACTGGCAGATATGGCGACTGCAGTGGAAGCTTCAAGACTATTAACGTATCAGGCTGCATGGAGAGAGTCCGAGGGCTTGAGCTATGGCTTGGAGTCTGCGATGTCCAAACTGTTCGCTGGTGACACGGCGATGAAGGTGACAACAGAAGCGGTTCAAGTGTTCGGCGGTTACGGCTATACGAAGGACTACCCGGTTGAGCGTTATATGAGGGATGCGAAAATTACGCAAATTTATGAAGGAACACAAGAAATTCAACGTCTCGTAATCTCCAGAATGCTTACTAAGTAA
- a CDS encoding acyl-CoA dehydrogenase codes for MNLRFTEEQEMVRKMVRDFAETEIAPFVEKMEEGEFPREILRKMADLGLMGMTIPEEYGGAGMDFPSYIIAINELSRVSATVGVILSVHTSVGTNPILYFGTEEQKQKYVTKLASGEYLGAFCLTEPSAGSDAGSLKTRAVKQGDHYVLNGAKVFITNGGEADTYIVFASTNPELGTKGVSAFIVDKDTPGFVIGKDEHKMGLHGSKTVQLTFEDAKVPVANLLGAEGEGFKIAMANLDVGRIGIAAQSLGIAEAAVQAATAYAKERVQFGKPIAAQQGVSFKLADMATAVEGARLLTYRAANLRALGKPCGKEASMAKLFASQTAMNVAIEAVQVFGGYGYTKDYPVERYFRDAKVCEIYEGTSEIQRLVIGKHLMN; via the coding sequence ATGAATTTACGTTTTACAGAAGAGCAGGAAATGGTTCGGAAAATGGTGCGCGATTTCGCAGAAACCGAAATTGCACCTTTTGTGGAAAAAATGGAAGAGGGCGAGTTCCCACGTGAGATTTTGCGTAAAATGGCGGACCTTGGATTGATGGGAATGACCATTCCGGAAGAGTACGGCGGAGCGGGAATGGACTTTCCTTCCTACATCATCGCGATCAACGAGCTTTCCCGAGTGAGTGCGACAGTCGGGGTGATCCTGTCTGTACACACGTCGGTCGGGACGAATCCAATTCTTTATTTTGGCACAGAAGAACAGAAACAAAAATATGTGACGAAGCTAGCATCCGGCGAGTACCTTGGCGCATTCTGTTTGACGGAGCCGAGTGCGGGTTCTGATGCAGGAAGCCTGAAAACACGTGCCGTGAAACAAGGCGACCACTATGTGTTGAACGGTGCAAAGGTGTTCATCACAAATGGCGGGGAGGCAGACACGTATATCGTATTTGCTTCGACTAATCCGGAGCTTGGAACGAAGGGAGTTTCCGCGTTCATCGTCGATAAAGACACTCCAGGATTTGTAATCGGAAAAGATGAGCACAAAATGGGCTTGCATGGGTCGAAAACAGTCCAGCTGACATTTGAAGACGCGAAAGTTCCGGTGGCAAATCTGCTTGGAGCGGAAGGCGAAGGGTTCAAAATTGCGATGGCCAACCTTGATGTCGGCCGAATCGGCATCGCGGCGCAGTCCCTTGGTATTGCGGAAGCAGCAGTGCAAGCGGCAACAGCCTATGCAAAAGAACGCGTCCAGTTCGGCAAGCCAATAGCGGCACAACAGGGTGTTTCTTTTAAACTGGCAGACATGGCGACCGCGGTGGAAGGTGCAAGACTGTTAACGTACCGCGCGGCAAACTTGCGTGCTTTGGGCAAACCTTGTGGAAAAGAAGCATCCATGGCAAAGCTTTTTGCTTCACAGACGGCGATGAACGTGGCGATTGAAGCGGTCCAAGTGTTCGGCGGCTACGGTTATACGAAGGATTATCCAGTCGAGCGCTATTTCCGTGACGCGAAGGTTTGTGAGATTTATGAGGGCACGAGCGAGATTCAGAGATTGGTGATTGGGAAGCATTTGATGAATTGA
- a CDS encoding 3-hydroxybutyryl-CoA dehydrogenase — protein MTIQKVMVIGAGQMGSGIAQVCAMAGYDVYMNDLKQEFLDRGLSGITKNLGRSVEKGRMTEDEKASVLGRLQTTTTLEDAKHVDIVIEAAVENMDIKKKIFAELDQHAPAHTILATNTSSLPITEIAAATGRPEKVIGMHFMNPVPVMKLVEIIRGLQTADEVYGAIEDMTKKLSKVPVEVNDFPGFVSNRVLMPMINEAIFTVYEGVATPEAIDEVMKLGMNHPMGPLTLADFIGLDTCLYIMETLHEGFGDDKYRPCPLLRKYVKAGWLGRKTGRGFYTYET, from the coding sequence ATGACAATTCAAAAAGTAATGGTAATCGGCGCAGGACAGATGGGCTCTGGTATCGCACAGGTTTGTGCGATGGCAGGTTATGACGTATATATGAACGATTTAAAACAGGAGTTTCTCGACCGCGGACTTTCGGGCATCACGAAAAATTTAGGCAGATCCGTGGAAAAAGGGCGCATGACAGAGGACGAGAAAGCTTCAGTACTTGGTCGCCTGCAAACGACCACAACACTTGAAGACGCTAAACACGTCGACATCGTCATCGAAGCGGCAGTCGAAAACATGGACATCAAAAAGAAAATTTTTGCCGAGCTTGACCAGCACGCGCCGGCTCACACCATTTTGGCGACAAATACATCTTCGCTACCGATCACGGAAATTGCGGCAGCAACCGGGAGACCAGAAAAAGTTATCGGGATGCACTTCATGAATCCTGTTCCTGTCATGAAGCTTGTCGAAATCATTCGCGGCTTGCAGACAGCAGACGAAGTATACGGTGCGATTGAAGATATGACGAAAAAACTTTCCAAAGTGCCGGTGGAAGTGAATGACTTCCCTGGGTTTGTATCCAACCGCGTGTTAATGCCGATGATCAACGAAGCGATTTTCACCGTTTACGAAGGTGTTGCAACGCCGGAAGCAATCGATGAAGTCATGAAGCTTGGTATGAACCATCCGATGGGGCCGTTGACACTTGCCGATTTTATCGGACTCGACACTTGTCTGTACATCATGGAAACATTGCATGAAGGTTTTGGCGATGACAAATACCGTCCATGTCCGTTGCTTAGAAAATATGTGAAAGCTGGCTGGCTGGGCCGCAAAACAGGTCGAGGGTTTTATACGTACGAGACGTGA
- a CDS encoding acetyl-CoA C-acetyltransferase: MGKTVIVSGVRTPIGRFAGGLSSLTASDLGAVAIKEALSRANVSGDQVGEVIMGTVLQGGQGQLPSRQASQKAGLPWEVRTETINKVCASGMRSVTLGDILIRSGEEEVIVVGGMESMSNAPYMLPKARWGLRMGDSTVQDLMVHDGLTCTFTGVHMGTYGNSVAKEMEITREDQDAWAFRSHQRAIEATEKGTFYAEIVPVSVPHRKGDPIVVSKDESPRKDTSIEKLASLRPAFDHDGTITAGNAPGVNDGASALVLMSEDRAAKEGKEVLATILGHASIAVEAKDFPKTPGLVITELLKKTGTKLEDIDLFEINEAFAAVALASANLAGLDLEKVNVNGGAVALGHPIGASGARIIVSLIHELKRRGGGLGIASICSGGGQGDAILVQV, encoded by the coding sequence ATGGGAAAAACAGTAATCGTTAGTGGAGTAAGAACACCAATCGGGCGTTTCGCAGGAGGACTAAGCTCACTCACAGCCTCAGACCTAGGAGCAGTCGCCATCAAAGAAGCACTATCAAGAGCAAACGTATCAGGCGACCAAGTAGGCGAAGTCATCATGGGCACCGTCCTACAAGGAGGCCAAGGCCAACTGCCATCCCGCCAAGCCTCCCAAAAAGCAGGACTGCCATGGGAAGTACGCACCGAAACCATCAACAAAGTTTGTGCATCCGGCATGCGCAGCGTCACACTCGGTGACATCCTCATCCGCTCCGGGGAAGAAGAAGTCATCGTAGTAGGCGGAATGGAATCCATGAGCAACGCGCCATACATGCTGCCAAAAGCAAGATGGGGACTGCGTATGGGCGACAGCACCGTGCAAGACTTGATGGTCCATGACGGCCTAACTTGTACCTTCACAGGCGTGCACATGGGCACATACGGAAACAGCGTCGCAAAAGAAATGGAAATCACCCGTGAAGACCAGGATGCATGGGCGTTCAGAAGTCACCAGAGAGCCATCGAAGCAACAGAAAAAGGTACATTTTATGCAGAGATCGTCCCAGTTTCCGTCCCGCATCGAAAAGGCGATCCGATCGTCGTGAGCAAGGATGAGTCTCCACGTAAAGATACATCTATTGAGAAACTGGCAAGCTTGCGACCGGCATTTGACCATGACGGCACGATAACGGCAGGAAACGCACCAGGAGTGAATGACGGAGCAAGTGCGCTTGTGTTGATGAGCGAAGACCGCGCGGCAAAAGAAGGAAAAGAAGTGCTTGCGACTATCCTAGGCCACGCGTCCATCGCAGTGGAAGCAAAGGATTTCCCGAAAACGCCGGGGCTTGTCATCACCGAACTTTTAAAGAAAACAGGTACAAAGCTTGAAGATATCGATCTTTTTGAAATAAATGAAGCGTTCGCAGCGGTAGCGTTGGCATCGGCTAACCTTGCTGGACTGGACCTCGAGAAAGTGAATGTGAACGGCGGGGCAGTTGCACTCGGACATCCGATCGGGGCAAGTGGAGCACGTATCATCGTGTCGTTAATTCATGAATTAAAACGCCGCGGCGGCGGTCTGGGAATTGCTTCTATCTGCTCAGGCGGCGGACAGGGTGATGCAATTTTGGTTCAAGTATAA
- a CDS encoding heterodisulfide reductase-related iron-sulfur binding cluster → MSNGLLIANWILTIIVTAYALSLFVYLIRTRIQFIKLGKKVEFDNKVKERLDKVWVNVFGQKKLLKDKKSGIIHVMFFYGFLMVQLGALDLIIKGLVPNAHLPLGPLYPAFTFFQELVTLMILVAVVWAFYRRYVEKLVRLKRGFKSGLVLLFIGGLMLSVLFSNGMGLIWHDHGLTWSEPVASLFALMFSWINETAAIALFYVGWWIHLLFLLTFLVYVPQSKHAHLIAGPANVFFHRTTNPGKLEKIDFEDETQETFGVGKVEDFTQYQLIDMYACVECGRCTNMCPATGTGKMLSPMDLIIKIRDHLTDKGAAITSKSPWVPTYAFNNTHGNQLAMMSAAGKGAQESAATIEYSPSLIGDVITEEEIWACTTCRNCEDQCPVMNEHVDKIIDLRRYLVLTEGKMDADAQRAMTNIERQGNPWGLNRKERENWRDAAPEVSIPTVKEMKKAGEEFEYLFWVGSMGSFDNRSQKIAISFAKLMNEAGVKFAILGNKEKNSGDTPRRLGNEFLFQELATSNIAEFEKNEVKKIVTIDPHAYNIFKNEYPDFGLEAEVYHHTEVLAELVKEGKLTPVHEVKETITYHDSCYLGRYNEVYEPPRDILKAIPGVKVVEMNRSRETGMCCGAGGGLMWMEEDTGTRVNVARTEQALEVAPSVISSGCPYCLTMLSDGTKAKEVEENVGTYDVAELLERSVIGEKQVLVS, encoded by the coding sequence GTGAGTAACGGTTTGTTAATCGCCAATTGGATTTTAACGATAATTGTAACCGCTTACGCATTATCGCTGTTTGTTTACTTGATCAGAACAAGAATTCAATTCATCAAACTTGGGAAAAAAGTAGAATTCGACAACAAAGTGAAAGAACGATTAGACAAAGTCTGGGTCAATGTTTTTGGCCAGAAAAAATTATTGAAGGATAAGAAAAGTGGAATCATCCACGTCATGTTCTTCTATGGATTTCTTATGGTTCAGCTTGGGGCGCTGGATCTCATTATCAAAGGGCTTGTTCCAAACGCGCATTTACCGCTTGGGCCATTATATCCGGCCTTTACATTTTTCCAAGAGCTAGTAACACTGATGATTCTCGTTGCGGTTGTTTGGGCTTTCTACCGCCGCTACGTAGAAAAGTTAGTTCGCTTAAAAAGAGGCTTCAAATCCGGTCTGGTATTACTATTTATCGGTGGATTAATGCTTTCCGTACTATTTTCAAACGGAATGGGACTTATCTGGCATGATCATGGCTTAACATGGAGCGAGCCGGTGGCATCACTATTCGCACTCATGTTCAGTTGGATCAATGAAACGGCAGCCATCGCATTATTCTATGTCGGCTGGTGGATTCACCTGTTATTCCTATTAACATTCCTGGTGTACGTACCGCAATCCAAGCACGCGCATTTAATTGCAGGACCTGCGAACGTATTTTTTCACCGTACAACGAACCCAGGAAAACTTGAAAAAATCGATTTTGAAGATGAAACACAAGAGACATTTGGCGTTGGAAAAGTTGAAGACTTCACCCAATACCAATTAATCGATATGTACGCCTGTGTGGAGTGTGGACGCTGTACCAACATGTGTCCGGCAACAGGAACAGGGAAAATGTTGTCACCAATGGATTTAATCATTAAAATCCGTGACCACTTGACAGACAAGGGAGCGGCCATCACGTCCAAATCCCCTTGGGTACCGACATATGCGTTCAATAACACGCATGGAAATCAACTTGCTATGATGTCGGCTGCCGGAAAAGGTGCACAAGAAAGCGCCGCAACGATTGAATACAGCCCGAGCCTGATCGGTGATGTCATCACTGAAGAAGAGATCTGGGCATGTACGACCTGTCGTAACTGTGAGGACCAATGTCCGGTAATGAACGAGCACGTGGATAAAATTATCGACCTTCGCCGTTACCTGGTTCTTACAGAAGGAAAAATGGATGCGGATGCGCAGCGTGCGATGACCAACATCGAGCGCCAAGGGAATCCTTGGGGGCTTAACCGTAAAGAACGCGAAAACTGGCGCGATGCAGCACCGGAAGTTAGCATTCCAACGGTAAAAGAAATGAAGAAAGCAGGCGAAGAGTTTGAGTACCTGTTCTGGGTAGGGTCCATGGGATCTTTCGATAACCGCTCCCAGAAAATCGCCATCTCTTTTGCAAAATTAATGAACGAAGCTGGCGTGAAGTTCGCGATTCTCGGCAACAAGGAGAAAAACTCCGGAGATACGCCGCGCCGTCTAGGAAATGAATTTCTATTCCAAGAGCTTGCAACAAGCAATATTGCGGAATTCGAGAAAAACGAAGTCAAGAAAATCGTCACAATCGACCCGCATGCTTATAACATTTTCAAAAACGAGTACCCTGATTTCGGCTTAGAAGCTGAAGTCTACCACCATACAGAAGTACTTGCAGAGCTTGTGAAAGAAGGCAAACTCACACCAGTACATGAGGTGAAAGAAACCATCACGTATCACGATTCCTGCTACCTCGGAAGATATAACGAAGTATACGAACCGCCTCGTGATATCCTGAAAGCCATCCCAGGCGTCAAAGTGGTCGAAATGAACCGCAGCCGCGAAACGGGAATGTGCTGTGGAGCCGGCGGAGGACTTATGTGGATGGAAGAGGATACAGGCACACGCGTCAACGTCGCCCGTACCGAACAAGCACTCGAAGTCGCACCAAGCGTCATCAGCTCTGGCTGTCCGTACTGCCTGACGATGCTTTCCGACGGAACGAAAGCGAAAGAAGTAGAAGAAAACGTCGGGACCTATGATGTAGCAGAACTACTTGAGCGCTCCGTCATCGGCGAAAAACAAGTATTAGTATCTTAA
- the cls gene encoding cardiolipin synthase, with the protein MEIALYIIGAIGLILAWLALDLHLGRKKHLKESKRLKFPKRQSEIFLYADGNLLYKDLYHDMRHATSHIHSLFYMVRDDHASKEFLSILKDKADQGLEVRLLLDYFGSFDVKKETIKELEQHGIEVEVYHKPAFPFFFFSINQRNHRKITVIDGKIGYVGGFNIGKEYLGQDPEFGVWRDYHLKLEGEGVQDLQAQFIQNWEQAGDFPPGEWGEMYYPELVKGPITHKLVPTNGGHLTDTFLKLIQKAEKSIIICTPYFIPSEPLHEELLSALARGVKVTVLVPAKADHPLVMDAAFPYFKTVISAGAEVYRFYLGFYHAKVMVIDDHTCDIGTANFDKRSLFLNNEINCLIFDKEFVHKTVQEIHKDIHNSEKLTLEFIENRSLMAKGREQLSKILAPLM; encoded by the coding sequence ATGGAAATTGCATTATACATTATTGGCGCAATTGGACTTATTCTTGCTTGGTTGGCACTTGATTTACATTTAGGAAGAAAGAAGCATTTAAAAGAAAGCAAACGGTTGAAGTTTCCCAAAAGGCAGAGTGAGATTTTCCTCTACGCTGACGGGAACTTGCTGTATAAGGATTTATATCACGACATGCGCCACGCCACCAGCCACATTCACTCCCTCTTTTACATGGTACGTGACGATCACGCAAGCAAGGAATTTCTGTCGATTTTAAAAGATAAGGCAGATCAGGGGTTAGAGGTTCGGCTCCTTCTTGATTATTTTGGATCCTTTGATGTAAAAAAAGAGACAATCAAAGAACTCGAACAGCATGGCATTGAAGTGGAGGTCTATCATAAGCCTGCCTTCCCTTTCTTTTTTTTCAGCATTAACCAGCGAAATCACCGGAAAATTACGGTGATTGATGGGAAAATCGGGTATGTTGGAGGATTCAATATCGGAAAGGAATACCTTGGACAGGATCCGGAGTTTGGCGTGTGGCGCGACTACCATCTCAAGCTTGAGGGGGAAGGTGTGCAGGACCTTCAGGCACAGTTTATCCAGAACTGGGAGCAGGCCGGTGATTTTCCACCTGGTGAGTGGGGCGAAATGTATTATCCGGAGTTGGTGAAAGGCCCCATCACGCACAAGTTGGTCCCGACGAATGGCGGGCATTTGACGGATACCTTTTTAAAGCTGATTCAAAAAGCAGAGAAGTCCATCATCATCTGCACGCCTTATTTTATTCCAAGTGAGCCTTTGCATGAGGAGTTGCTCTCTGCTCTTGCACGCGGAGTGAAAGTAACTGTTCTTGTTCCCGCCAAAGCAGATCACCCCTTGGTGATGGATGCAGCATTTCCTTATTTTAAGACGGTTATTTCTGCCGGTGCAGAGGTATATCGCTTTTATTTAGGATTCTACCATGCGAAGGTTATGGTGATTGATGACCACACCTGTGATATTGGAACGGCTAACTTTGATAAACGTAGCTTGTTTTTAAACAATGAAATTAACTGTTTGATTTTTGATAAGGAGTTTGTACACAAGACGGTTCAGGAAATCCATAAGGACATTCATAATTCTGAAAAGTTGACGCTTGAGTTTATCGAGAATCGTTCTTTAATGGCAAAAGGTCGAGAACAACTTTCTAAGATTCTCGCTCCGCTGATGTAG
- the uvsE gene encoding UV DNA damage repair endonuclease UvsE, with the protein MRIRFGFVSQSWTLWEASPARALTYTRYKQMSAEEGREKLLSVTRENLMNTLRTIYFCIAHEIKVFRFSSSIVPLATHPDVKWDFVKEFGDEFKEIGDLVKRYGMRSSFHPNQFTLFTSDKPHITENAVIDMVYHYDMLKAMGLEDQGTINIHVGGAYGNKELAVERFRENLKQLPDEVRARMTLENDDKTYTTEETLVLCEELGIPLAFDYHHEYANPSSMSWEELLPRVYATWKDIGIIPKIHISSPISEKKLRHHADFVDLQFLMEFLKVVVGLGQDVDFMVEAKRKDEAALQLCEDIAKIRGVKRITGGAVEW; encoded by the coding sequence ATGAGGATTCGCTTTGGATTTGTATCACAATCATGGACGCTCTGGGAAGCCTCCCCTGCCAGAGCACTCACCTATACTCGTTATAAACAGATGTCTGCCGAGGAGGGGCGGGAAAAGTTACTCTCTGTGACGCGTGAGAATTTAATGAACACGCTGCGGACGATTTACTTTTGCATCGCGCACGAAATTAAAGTGTTCCGCTTCTCCTCTTCCATTGTTCCGCTTGCAACACATCCGGATGTAAAGTGGGACTTTGTTAAGGAGTTTGGCGATGAATTCAAGGAGATTGGCGATTTGGTAAAGCGCTATGGCATGCGTTCGAGCTTTCATCCCAATCAATTTACCTTGTTTACGAGTGATAAGCCGCATATAACGGAGAATGCGGTCATTGATATGGTGTACCACTATGACATGCTGAAGGCCATGGGGCTAGAGGATCAGGGGACGATCAATATCCATGTCGGTGGGGCTTACGGGAACAAGGAGCTTGCGGTGGAACGGTTTCGGGAGAATTTGAAGCAGTTACCGGATGAGGTCCGGGCACGGATGACATTGGAAAACGATGATAAGACCTACACAACAGAGGAAACATTGGTGTTGTGCGAGGAGCTTGGAATCCCCCTTGCGTTTGATTACCATCACGAGTACGCCAATCCGAGTTCTATGTCATGGGAAGAGCTTCTTCCACGTGTGTATGCGACGTGGAAGGATATTGGCATCATTCCAAAGATCCATATCTCCTCCCCTATTTCAGAAAAAAAATTGCGCCACCATGCGGACTTTGTGGATTTGCAATTTCTGATGGAGTTTTTAAAAGTGGTTGTCGGACTTGGACAGGATGTTGACTTTATGGTGGAAGCAAAACGGAAAGACGAAGCCGCACTGCAACTATGCGAAGACATCGCCAAAATCAGAGGTGTCAAACGAATTACCGGCGGTGCGGTGGAATGGTAA
- a CDS encoding XapX domain-containing protein, whose amino-acid sequence MKESLLALATGMVVGFLFALFRLPIPAPPVFSGIVGIVGIYLGYRLFTWVAPIFQSSN is encoded by the coding sequence ATGAAAGAAAGCTTATTAGCACTAGCAACAGGTATGGTCGTAGGATTCCTTTTCGCCCTGTTCCGCCTGCCAATCCCAGCACCACCCGTATTCTCCGGCATCGTAGGAATCGTCGGCATCTACCTCGGCTACCGCCTATTCACCTGGGTCGCACCGATCTTCCAATCAAGCAACTAA